One Saimiri boliviensis isolate mSaiBol1 chromosome 17, mSaiBol1.pri, whole genome shotgun sequence genomic window carries:
- the METRNL gene encoding meteorin-like protein isoform X2, translated as MYPTGALIVNLRPNTFSPARHLTVCIKPFRDSSGANIYLEKTGELRLLVRDGDGRPGGVQCFGLEQGGLFVEATPQQDIGRRTTGFQYELIRRHRASDLHELSAPCRPCSDTEVLLAVCTSDFAVRGSIQEVTHEPERQDSAIHLRVSRLYRQKSRVFEPVPEGDGHWQGHVRTLLECGVRPGHGDFLFTGHMHFGEARLGCAPRFKDFQRMYRDAQERGLNPCEVGMD; from the exons ATGTACCCTACAGGCGCACTCATCGTGAACCTGCGGCCCAACACCTTCTCGCCTGCCCGGCATCTGACTGTGTGCATCAAGCCTTTCAGGGACTCCTCGGGGGccaatatttatttggaaaaaactgGAGAGCTGAGACTGCTTGTGCGGGACGGAGACGGCAGGCCTGGCGGCGTGCAGTGCTTCGGCCTGGAGCAGGGCGGCCTGTTCGTGGAGGCCACGCCGCAGCAGGACATCGGCCGAAGGACCACGGGCTTCCAGTACGAGCTGATCAGGAGGCACAGGGCGTCGGACCTGCACGAGCTGTCGG CCCCCTGCCGCCCCTGCAGCGACACCGAGGTGCTCCTGGCCGTGTGCACCAGCGACTTTG CCGTTCGAGGCTCCATCCAGGAAGTCACCCATGAGCCGGAGCGGCAGGACTCGGCCATCCACCTGCGCGTGAGCAGACTCTACCGGCAGAAAAGCAGGGTCTTTGAGCCGGTGCCCGAGGGTGACGGCCACTGGCAGGGACACGTCCGGACGCTGCTGGAGTGTGGCGTGCGGCCGGGGCACGGTGACTTCCTCTTCACCGGTCACATGCACTTTGGGGAGGCGCGGCTGGGCTGTGCCCCACGCTTCAAGGACTTCCAGAGGATGTACAGGGATGCCCAGGAGAGGGGGCTGAACCCTTGTGAGGTTGGCATGGACTGA